One genomic window of Quercus lobata isolate SW786 chromosome 9, ValleyOak3.0 Primary Assembly, whole genome shotgun sequence includes the following:
- the LOC115959039 gene encoding uncharacterized protein LOC115959039 gives MYRSSSWTRVTDDYSDPPSKAAPPSLRPSNSFESNVNELPGYDPIVELARKEKARAKFAENAVHVIPFVLFLCAIVLWFFSNADVNLGIKGDPVAVKGLRLTLDGEIDNDSDGTQTGFLPLMDSQEDSPNRLHKHKRSKKLTKGLK, from the exons ATGTATCGATCGTCGAGCTGGACCCGCGTGACGGACGACTACTCCGATCCTCCATCTAAGGCAGCGCCACCGAGCCTAAGACCGTCGAATTCATTTGAAAGCAATGTCAATGAGCTGCCAGGCTATGATCCCATCGTCGAGTTGGCTAGGAAGGAGAAGGCACGAGCCAAATTTGCTGAGAATGCTGTGCATGTTATACCCTTTGTGCTGTTTCTCTGTGCCATTGTGCTTTGGTTCTTTTCTAATGCAG ATGTCAATTTGGGGATTAAAGGGGATCCAGTAGCAGTAAAAGGATTGAGATTGACACTCGATGGAGAAATCGATAATGATAGTGATGGTACCCAAACAGGGTTTTTACCGTTAATGGACTCACAGGAGGACTCACCTAATCGACTCCACAAACACAAACGTTCAAAGAAATTGACCAAGGGACTCAAATGA